The Nitrospirota bacterium genome includes the window TGCGACTTTCTTCATAACGAAACCTCCTTTTTGCTTTAGCTCACTACCCTGAAGCAAGCGCCATGCCACGAGGAGAAAGGACTGCTTTCCCTCGATTTAGCGAGCCGCGCAGCAGGAGCCCCGTGCAATTCATGCGCACGGAGGTGCAATCTTTGCAGGAGCAGAACCTAAAGGCCGTACTCTTTTATCTTGTAGTGGAGATTCCTTACGGATATCCCGAGGAGAGCGGCGGCCTCTTTCCTGTTTCCCCCTGTCTTTTCGAGCGCCCTCTCGATAGCGTGTTTCTTGACCGTTTCGAGGTCGCCGTCTTCCGGATGATGCCCCCCGCCGAGCCTCCGCCGTGCATGCTCCAGCTCGGGAGCGCGGCCGGTGATGACGCTCTTCTCGATCACGTTTTCGAGCTCCCGGATATTGCCGGGCCACGGGTACTCCGTGAACTGCGTCATCGTCTCCTCGGAGATCCGCGCGTCCTCTCTCCCGAGCCGGGCTGCGATCACGCCCGCCAGGTATGCTGCGAGCGCGGGGATATGCGCTCTCCGCTGGCGGAGCGGCGGGATCCGTACCGGGAAGACATTGAGCCGGTAATAGAGGTCCTCCCTGAATTTATGCTCTCTCACCAGGCTGTCCAGCTCCCTGTTCGTCGCCGCAATGACCCGCGCATCCGTCCGTATGGTGGAGAGAGAGCCGAGCCGCTCGAAGGTCTTCTCCTGCAGCACCTTCAGCAGTTTTGCCTGGAGCACAAGACTCATCTCGGAGATCTCGTCGAGAAAGAGGGTGCCCTGGTGGGCGCGCTCGAACTTGCCCTGCTTGCTCGCCACCGCGCCGGTAAACGCTCCCTTCTCGTAGCCGAAGAGCTCGGACTCGAGAAGGTTCTCGGGTATGGCCGCGCAATTGATATCGACAAAGGCGCCTGTCCTGCCGCTCATGTAATGGATCACTTTCGCGATGAGGCTCTTTCCGGTGCCCGTCTCTCCATAGAGCATGATCGTCGCGTCCGTGGGGGCCGCATCGCGGATATCGTCGTACACCCGTTCGATGCCCGCGAAAATGATATCGAGGGGCGGCAGCTCCCGGCCTCCCTC containing:
- a CDS encoding sigma-54 dependent transcriptional regulator, which encodes MKKADFRILVVDDETSFVLLLTRILQDEGYTVKGMSDAEAALKDIDAFSPHLVITDLKMPKMDGLRFMEEVRRKSAAEFVMITAFATVDTAVTAMKQGAVDYITKPLRDPGQLREAAAKVFARTRAGSKVPLPEGGRELPPLDIIFAGIERVYDDIRDAAPTDATIMLYGETGTGKSLIAKVIHYMSGRTGAFVDINCAAIPENLLESELFGYEKGAFTGAVASKQGKFERAHQGTLFLDEISEMSLVLQAKLLKVLQEKTFERLGSLSTIRTDARVIAATNRELDSLVREHKFREDLYYRLNVFPVRIPPLRQRRAHIPALAAYLAGVIAARLGREDARISEETMTQFTEYPWPGNIRELENVIEKSVITGRAPELEHARRRLGGGHHPEDGDLETVKKHAIERALEKTGGNRKEAAALLGISVRNLHYKIKEYGL